Proteins from a genomic interval of Asticcacaulis sp. AND118:
- the pheT gene encoding phenylalanine--tRNA ligase subunit beta, with protein sequence MKFSLSWLKDHLDTDADIHAVAAAMTAAGLEVEDVSDPSAKLAPFTVAKVIEAARHPNADKLQVLQVDTVDGRKEIVCGAPNARAGLTTVYAPIGAYVPGLDVTLVEKPVRGVVSNGMMCSAAELELDSDSDGIMELSDNLAVGTPVTEVFGVEPVIDFEVTPNRPDWLGVHGIARDLAATGLGAFKDAPIPPVKGLFPCPITVKVDGDACPIFSGRVIRGVKNGPSPKWLADKLTSIGLKPISALVDITNYLSFDRARPLHVYDLNKLSGTVIEARLGHDNPQAEGAHAHAHEQLIALDGKTYSLTPDVCVIADANGERPIGIGGVMGGESTGVDVDTVDVFLESAWFDPIRTAQTGRQLTITSDAQYRFARGVDPEFVVPGLELATQLILDLCGGEPSDVIVTGQAPARKPDVAFDPAYVAQLTGLDVPHDKVADILTALGFGVTKGNPWTVSVPSFRRDVDGKADLVEEVARIFGFNHIPSTPLPTVTPRNGGILTPPQARARTARRALAAFGYAEAVTWSFMPQGYAKLFGGGDDALVLANPIASELNCMRPSILPNLLEAAGRNAAKGYHGAQLFEIGPVYFGLEPDGQKTVITALKAPAKARHWGALSSDSGGEDALFALKSDLLALLEELNVPVASLQLVQGSNNSWWHPGRSARLQLGPKTVLAEFGELHPSVLKALDLDGAYVGFEIRLDLLPQPKAKAGKSKGALTLSNLMPLSRDFAFLVAADAASGELVRAIKGADKLLIADARVFDVYQGQGVPEGQKSLAVEVTLQPADKTLTEPEIDAVSQKIVAAANKAGAVLRS encoded by the coding sequence ATGAAATTCTCCCTTAGCTGGCTTAAAGATCACCTCGACACCGACGCCGACATCCATGCGGTCGCAGCGGCTATGACCGCCGCTGGTCTTGAGGTCGAGGACGTCTCCGATCCTTCGGCAAAGCTCGCCCCCTTCACCGTGGCCAAGGTGATTGAGGCCGCCCGCCACCCCAATGCCGACAAGCTTCAGGTGCTTCAGGTCGACACCGTCGACGGGCGCAAGGAGATCGTCTGCGGCGCGCCGAACGCCCGCGCCGGCCTGACCACCGTCTACGCTCCGATCGGCGCTTACGTGCCGGGCCTCGACGTCACGCTGGTCGAAAAGCCGGTGCGCGGTGTCGTGTCGAACGGCATGATGTGCTCGGCCGCCGAACTGGAACTCGACAGCGACTCCGATGGCATTATGGAACTCAGCGACAACCTCGCCGTCGGCACGCCGGTCACCGAAGTCTTCGGCGTCGAACCGGTCATCGACTTTGAAGTCACTCCCAACCGTCCCGACTGGCTGGGCGTGCACGGCATTGCCCGCGACCTTGCCGCCACGGGTCTGGGGGCCTTCAAAGACGCGCCCATCCCCCCGGTCAAGGGCCTCTTCCCCTGCCCCATCACGGTCAAGGTCGACGGCGACGCCTGCCCGATCTTCTCCGGTCGCGTCATCCGTGGTGTGAAGAACGGCCCGTCGCCCAAGTGGCTGGCGGACAAGCTGACCTCGATCGGTCTCAAGCCCATTTCGGCGCTGGTCGACATCACCAACTACCTGTCGTTCGACCGCGCCCGCCCGCTGCACGTCTATGACCTGAACAAGCTGTCGGGCACGGTGATTGAGGCCCGCCTCGGCCACGACAACCCGCAGGCGGAAGGCGCGCACGCCCACGCGCACGAGCAACTGATCGCGCTGGACGGCAAGACCTACAGCCTGACGCCCGATGTCTGCGTCATCGCCGACGCCAATGGCGAACGCCCCATCGGCATCGGCGGCGTCATGGGCGGCGAATCCACCGGCGTCGATGTCGACACCGTCGACGTCTTCCTCGAATCCGCCTGGTTCGACCCGATCCGCACGGCGCAGACGGGCCGTCAACTGACCATCACCTCCGATGCGCAGTACCGCTTCGCGCGCGGCGTCGATCCGGAATTCGTCGTGCCCGGTCTGGAACTGGCTACGCAGTTGATCCTCGACCTGTGCGGCGGCGAGCCTTCGGACGTCATCGTGACCGGTCAGGCCCCGGCGCGCAAGCCCGACGTCGCCTTCGATCCGGCCTATGTGGCGCAACTGACGGGTCTCGACGTGCCGCATGATAAGGTCGCCGACATCCTGACCGCGCTGGGTTTCGGCGTCACCAAAGGCAATCCGTGGACCGTCTCGGTGCCGTCCTTCCGCCGCGACGTGGACGGTAAGGCCGATCTGGTCGAAGAAGTCGCGCGCATCTTCGGCTTCAACCACATCCCGTCCACGCCGCTGCCGACCGTCACGCCCAGGAATGGCGGCATACTGACGCCGCCGCAGGCCCGCGCCCGCACGGCCCGCCGCGCTCTGGCCGCCTTCGGCTATGCGGAGGCCGTCACCTGGTCCTTCATGCCGCAGGGCTACGCCAAGCTGTTCGGCGGTGGCGACGACGCGCTGGTTCTGGCCAATCCGATCGCCTCGGAACTGAACTGCATGAGGCCGTCGATCCTGCCCAACCTGCTGGAGGCCGCCGGCCGCAATGCGGCCAAGGGCTATCACGGCGCGCAGCTATTCGAGATCGGGCCGGTCTATTTCGGCCTCGAACCCGACGGTCAGAAGACGGTCATCACCGCGCTCAAGGCCCCGGCCAAGGCGCGTCATTGGGGGGCGCTTTCTAGCGATTCCGGCGGCGAAGACGCCCTGTTCGCGCTGAAGTCCGACCTTTTGGCCCTGCTCGAAGAGCTGAACGTGCCGGTCGCCTCGCTGCAACTGGTACAGGGGTCGAACAATAGCTGGTGGCATCCGGGCCGTTCGGCGCGCCTGCAACTGGGGCCCAAGACCGTACTGGCCGAATTCGGCGAACTGCATCCGTCGGTGCTTAAAGCGCTGGATCTGGATGGCGCTTACGTCGGTTTTGAAATCCGCCTCGACCTGCTGCCGCAGCCGAAGGCCAAGGCTGGCAAATCGAAGGGCGCGCTGACCCTGTCCAACCTGATGCCTCTGTCGCGCGACTTCGCCTTCCTCGTGGCGGCGGATGCGGCGTCGGGCGAACTGGTGCGCGCCATCAAGGGTGCGGACAAGCTGCTGATCGCCGACGCCCGCGTCTTCGACGTCTATCAGGGTCAGGGCGTGCCGGAAGGTCAGAAGTCGCTGGCGGTCGAAGTCACGCTGCAACCGGCGGACAAGACCCTCACCGAGCCGGAAATCGACGCCGTGTCGCAGAAAATCGTCGCCGCCGCGAACAAGGCCGGTGCGGTGCTGCGCAGCTAA